In a genomic window of Corvus hawaiiensis isolate bCorHaw1 chromosome Z, bCorHaw1.pri.cur, whole genome shotgun sequence:
- the RNF165 gene encoding E3 ubiquitin-protein ligase RNF165 isoform X4: protein MVLVHVGYLVLPVFGSVRNRGAPFQRSQHAHATSCRHFHLGPQPPLSADFALPHAVQPQPGLAPHMAPAHQHSGPLHQPLAPVPALPFQDVTGPSFLPQALHQQYLLQQQLLEAQHRRLMPHPRRAQERMSVQPHRLHPSFDFSHQLQTPQPMGPQPRYLAEGTDWDLSVDAGLTHAQFQVRPVPQPYQHYLATPRMHHFPRSTSSTQMVVHEIRNYPYPQLQLLALQGLNPSRHTSAVRESYEELLQLEDRLGSVSRGAVQNTIERFTFPHKYKKARKLRAKFSKGSQPSPTQRVQFPPCPHLRRPQEGKAEQDDGEESDTDEKCTICLSMLEDGEDVRRLPCMHLFHQVCVDQWLATSKKCPICRVDIETQLGSDS from the exons GTGCTCCCTTTCAAAGGTCTCAGCATGCCCATGCTACCTCTTGCCGGCATTTCCACCTGGGTCCCCAGCCCCCGCTCTCCGCCGACTTCGCCCTGCCTCACGCGGTGCAGCCGCAGCCGGGGCTGGCTCCCCACATGGCCCCCGCGCACCAGCACAGCGGCCCCCTGCACCAGCCCCTGGCGCcggtgccagccctgcccttccAGGACGTCACCGGGCCCTCCTTCCTACCTCAGGCGCTACACCAGCAAtacctcctccagcagcagctcctcgaGGCGCAGCACCGCCGGCTCATGCCCCATCCCAG GCGGGCCCAAGAGCGCATGTCTGTCCAGCCTCACCGCCTACACCCCAGCTTCGACTTCAGCCACCAACTCCAGACTCCACAGCCCATGGGGCCCCAGCCCAGGTATTTGGCAGAGGGCACAGACTG GGACCTCAGCGTTGATGCGGGGCTGACTCACGCCCAGTTCCAGGTCCGGCCGGTGCCCCAGCCCTATCAGCATTACTTGGCTACGCCTCGGATGCACCATTTCCCCAGAAGCACATCCTCAACGCAGATG GTTGTTCATGAAATCAGAAATTACCCTTACCCTCAGCTTCAGCTGCTTGCTCTTCAGGGACTGAACCCAAGCAGGCACACGTCCGCCGTGCGGGAGAGCTATGAA gagctgctgcagctggaggacaggctgggaagtgtgagccggGGCGCCGTCCAGAACACCATCGAGAGATTCACCTTCCCCCACAAGTACAAGAAG GCTAGGAAGCTGCGGGCCAAATTTTCAAAAGGGTCTCAACCTTCTCCCACCCAGCGGGTGCAATTTCCCCCCTGTCCGCACCTG AGAAGACCACAGGAAGGCAAAGCTGAGCAAGACGATGGCGAGGAGTCAGATACCGACGAGAAATGCACAATCTGTCTGTCCATGCTTGAAGACGGAGAGGACGTCAG GCGGTTGCCCTGTATGCATCTCTTTCACCAAGTGTGCGTGGACCAGTGGCTGGCCACCAGCAAGAAGTGTCCGATCTGCAGGGTGGACATTGAAACTCAGCTCGGCTCGGACAGTTGA
- the RNF165 gene encoding E3 ubiquitin-protein ligase RNF165 isoform X5, with product MVLVHVGYLVLPVFGSVRNRGAPFQRSQHAHATSCRHFHLGPQPPLSADFALPHAVQPQPGLAPHMAPAHQHSGPLHQPLAPVPALPFQDVTGPSFLPQALHQQYLLQQQLLEAQHRRLMPHPRRAQERMSVQPHRLHPSFDFSHQLQTPQPMGPQPRYLAEGTDWDLSVDAGLTHAQFQVRPVPQPYQHYLATPRMHHFPRSTSSTQMVVHEIRNYPYPQLQLLALQGLNPSRHTSAVRESYEELLQLEDRLGSVSRGAVQNTIERFTFPHKYKKRRPQEGKAEQDDGEESDTDEKCTICLSMLEDGEDVRRLPCMHLFHQVCVDQWLATSKKCPICRVDIETQLGSDS from the exons GTGCTCCCTTTCAAAGGTCTCAGCATGCCCATGCTACCTCTTGCCGGCATTTCCACCTGGGTCCCCAGCCCCCGCTCTCCGCCGACTTCGCCCTGCCTCACGCGGTGCAGCCGCAGCCGGGGCTGGCTCCCCACATGGCCCCCGCGCACCAGCACAGCGGCCCCCTGCACCAGCCCCTGGCGCcggtgccagccctgcccttccAGGACGTCACCGGGCCCTCCTTCCTACCTCAGGCGCTACACCAGCAAtacctcctccagcagcagctcctcgaGGCGCAGCACCGCCGGCTCATGCCCCATCCCAG GCGGGCCCAAGAGCGCATGTCTGTCCAGCCTCACCGCCTACACCCCAGCTTCGACTTCAGCCACCAACTCCAGACTCCACAGCCCATGGGGCCCCAGCCCAGGTATTTGGCAGAGGGCACAGACTG GGACCTCAGCGTTGATGCGGGGCTGACTCACGCCCAGTTCCAGGTCCGGCCGGTGCCCCAGCCCTATCAGCATTACTTGGCTACGCCTCGGATGCACCATTTCCCCAGAAGCACATCCTCAACGCAGATG GTTGTTCATGAAATCAGAAATTACCCTTACCCTCAGCTTCAGCTGCTTGCTCTTCAGGGACTGAACCCAAGCAGGCACACGTCCGCCGTGCGGGAGAGCTATGAA gagctgctgcagctggaggacaggctgggaagtgtgagccggGGCGCCGTCCAGAACACCATCGAGAGATTCACCTTCCCCCACAAGTACAAGAAG AGAAGACCACAGGAAGGCAAAGCTGAGCAAGACGATGGCGAGGAGTCAGATACCGACGAGAAATGCACAATCTGTCTGTCCATGCTTGAAGACGGAGAGGACGTCAG GCGGTTGCCCTGTATGCATCTCTTTCACCAAGTGTGCGTGGACCAGTGGCTGGCCACCAGCAAGAAGTGTCCGATCTGCAGGGTGGACATTGAAACTCAGCTCGGCTCGGACAGTTGA
- the RNF165 gene encoding E3 ubiquitin-protein ligase RNF165 isoform X3, which yields MVLCISQPQLDWAGWPMLSWIPLGAPFQRSQHAHATSCRHFHLGPQPPLSADFALPHAVQPQPGLAPHMAPAHQHSGPLHQPLAPVPALPFQDVTGPSFLPQALHQQYLLQQQLLEAQHRRLMPHPRRAQERMSVQPHRLHPSFDFSHQLQTPQPMGPQPRYLAEGTDWDLSVDAGLTHAQFQVRPVPQPYQHYLATPRMHHFPRSTSSTQMVVHEIRNYPYPQLQLLALQGLNPSRHTSAVRESYEELLQLEDRLGSVSRGAVQNTIERFTFPHKYKKARKLRAKFSKGSQPSPTQRVQFPPCPHLRRPQEGKAEQDDGEESDTDEKCTICLSMLEDGEDVRRLPCMHLFHQVCVDQWLATSKKCPICRVDIETQLGSDS from the exons GTGCTCCCTTTCAAAGGTCTCAGCATGCCCATGCTACCTCTTGCCGGCATTTCCACCTGGGTCCCCAGCCCCCGCTCTCCGCCGACTTCGCCCTGCCTCACGCGGTGCAGCCGCAGCCGGGGCTGGCTCCCCACATGGCCCCCGCGCACCAGCACAGCGGCCCCCTGCACCAGCCCCTGGCGCcggtgccagccctgcccttccAGGACGTCACCGGGCCCTCCTTCCTACCTCAGGCGCTACACCAGCAAtacctcctccagcagcagctcctcgaGGCGCAGCACCGCCGGCTCATGCCCCATCCCAG GCGGGCCCAAGAGCGCATGTCTGTCCAGCCTCACCGCCTACACCCCAGCTTCGACTTCAGCCACCAACTCCAGACTCCACAGCCCATGGGGCCCCAGCCCAGGTATTTGGCAGAGGGCACAGACTG GGACCTCAGCGTTGATGCGGGGCTGACTCACGCCCAGTTCCAGGTCCGGCCGGTGCCCCAGCCCTATCAGCATTACTTGGCTACGCCTCGGATGCACCATTTCCCCAGAAGCACATCCTCAACGCAGATG GTTGTTCATGAAATCAGAAATTACCCTTACCCTCAGCTTCAGCTGCTTGCTCTTCAGGGACTGAACCCAAGCAGGCACACGTCCGCCGTGCGGGAGAGCTATGAA gagctgctgcagctggaggacaggctgggaagtgtgagccggGGCGCCGTCCAGAACACCATCGAGAGATTCACCTTCCCCCACAAGTACAAGAAG GCTAGGAAGCTGCGGGCCAAATTTTCAAAAGGGTCTCAACCTTCTCCCACCCAGCGGGTGCAATTTCCCCCCTGTCCGCACCTG AGAAGACCACAGGAAGGCAAAGCTGAGCAAGACGATGGCGAGGAGTCAGATACCGACGAGAAATGCACAATCTGTCTGTCCATGCTTGAAGACGGAGAGGACGTCAG GCGGTTGCCCTGTATGCATCTCTTTCACCAAGTGTGCGTGGACCAGTGGCTGGCCACCAGCAAGAAGTGTCCGATCTGCAGGGTGGACATTGAAACTCAGCTCGGCTCGGACAGTTGA